In Candidatus Eisenbacteria bacterium, the genomic window CGACGGAGCGGGCGATCAGGTCGTTCCGAAGGTCGCCGTTACGAGCGACGGCGGCTGCTATGTAAGCTGGTACGACGCCCCCGCCGGCTACAACGTCCGATTGCAGAAACTCGACGCGTCCGGCAATGAAGTTTGGTCGCATAACGGCATCCTGGTCAGCGCCCATCCGCAGAACACCTGGATCACCGACTGGGATCTGATCGCCGATTCCTCGGGGAATGCGGTGATCGTCTTCAACGACATCCGCGCCGGCGGCGACTGGGACATCTACGCCTACAAGGTCGCTCCCGACGGAACGATGCTCTGGGGCGCTGATGGCATCGCTATCTCCGACAACGCCGACTTCGAGGCCTCACCCAAGGTGACCGAGGCCAGCGACGGCGATTTTGTGATCGTCTGGCAGCGTGATCCCGATGCGGGCGACGGGCAAATCTACATGCAGCGGCTGGCTCCGGACGGAACGCTGCGCCTCACCGCCGGGGGCATCCCCGTGGCGGGAGAGACGGGCAAGACGCCGGGTTTCTGCGTGATCTGTCCCGGCGACGCCGGCTCGGTCATCGTTGGATGGATCCAAGACATGAGCACCTACTACAGCAATCGCTACTACCGCGCCGAGAAGTTCGACGCTTCGGGGGCCTCGCTCTGGGGTGCGCCGGTGGATGTCTACAACGAGACGGCCCTGCCGCTCGGCTATGTCCCGATCATTCAAAGCGACGGGGCCGGCGGCGCCGCGCTGTTGTGGCACAGCTATTTCAACGGCTATTACAATTCGCACCTTCAGCACCTGGACGCGGCGGGAAGCGAGGTCTTCCCCCACAACGGCCTGACGGTTTCGACCATGGCCGGCATGTATCATATCGATCCGACCCTCGCCCAGTGCGGCGGCGATTTTCTCGTCTTTTGGAGCGAGGAACCCACGACGCAGTCGATGTGGGGCGTCTACGGACAGCGCTTCGCGCCGGACGGCACCCGTCTTTGGGGCAACAGCGGTCACGTTTTCCTGCCCATGGACGGACTCGAGAAGAACTTCCACCGGGCCCTGTCGATGCCTGACGGCGCCGCGGTCTACTGGATCGAGGTCCCCGGGGGGTACGGCAGCGACATCATTCGGGGATTCCGCTCGGACATGGACGGCAACATGGTCTGGGCCGGAAGCGTCATCGATGTGGCGTCAACGCCGAGCGGCAAGGGGCGCCTGCCCGTGGCTCTCGGTCCCGCCGGCAAATCCTACCTGATCTGGGAGGACAGTCGCGCGGGCTCCATCGATGTCTACGGGCAGACAGTGAACATGGATGGCTCGTTAGGCATTACCAGTGGTGTGGTGGAGATCCCCAGCACGCGTCTGGCACTGGGACAGAACTTCCCCAATCCCTTCAACCCGAGGACGACGATCCGCTTTCAAATTGAGGCGGATTCTCCGGTCAACCTGGTCATCTATGATCTGGCGGGCCGCCGCGTTCGGGCCATGTACAATGGGGAACTTCTCAACGCCGGTGAGCACCTTGCGACCTGGAACGGCCGGGATGATGCCGGGGACTCCGTCGTCGGCGGCGTCTATTTCTATGCGCTTGAGACGGTATGGGGAAGCCAAACCCGGAAGATGATTCTGCTGAAATAGCGCGACGAGCGCCCGGCCGCCACGCCGGGCGCGTCTTTCATCGCTGTTAACGTTAAACGGCCGCGGCGGAATTCCTCGTCGCGGCCGCTCACAGTTCCAGCGTCCCGGATCCTCGATGGGACACCTTAAAAACATTTTAGTACCCAAAGTGATCTTTTCTTGGTAAAGAATTAGGTGGATAAGGGGTGGTGACGAGCCGCAGTGGATGAGTTCCTCGGTTGTCATAATCCGTTTGATTTATTTCTCTAAGTTATTATAATTCAATTTCTTCCACGGTTTGGGGAGGGCATGCTGGATGAAACGAATACTAGTGACGGGCTCCGTCGGGCAGATCGGATCCGAGCTGACCATGACGTTGCGCGAGATTTACGGGACCGACAACGTCATCGCGGGGGTCAACAGAACGCAGCCCGAGGGCGATTTGAAGGAATCGGGACCCTTTGAGACGGTGAACTGCGCCGAATTCAAGCAGGTTGATGAGGTCGTACGGAAGTACAAAGTTGATACGATCATCCACCTTGCCGCAATCCTATCGGCGGTCGCCGAGGCGAAGCCCAACCTCGCGTGGAGCGTCAACATCAACGGGCTCTACAACGTTCTCGAGGTCGCGCGCGAACACAAATGCGCGGTCTTCACGCCGAGTTCGATCGGCGCCTTCGGGCCGACGACGCCGCTGGACAACACGCCGCAGGATACGATCCAGCGACCCAATACGATGTACGGCGTCACAAAGGTCGCCGGTGAGCTGCTTTGCGATTATTACTACAAGCGATTCGGTGTCGATACCAGGGGTGTGCGCTACCCCGGTATCATATCGAATGTCACACTCCCGGGCGGCGGAACAACTGATTACGCCGTCGAGATCTTTTACGAGGCGATCAAGAATAAGAAGTATACCTGCTATATCAAGGCGGGCACCTTCCTTGACATGATGTACATGCCGGACGCGATCAAGGCGGCGATCGACCTCATGGAGGCGGACGCCGGCAGGCTGAAGCACCGCAACGCCTTCAACGTGACGGCTATGAGCTTCGATCCGGAGATCATTGCAAAAGAGATCAAAAAGCACATACCGGAATTTAAGTGGGACTACAAAGTGGATCCCGTACGCCAGGCGATCGCGGAGACATGGCCCAACAACATGAACGACTCCGCCGCGCGCGAGGAGTGGGGTTGGAAGCCCGAGTACGAGCTTCCCGAGATGGCGGCGGACATGATAGAGAAGCTTTCGGTGAAGCTTAAAAAAAAGAGTTAAGGAGGGATTATGGGACTGCAACGCGTTGAGAAAGCCCTGGGCGGGGAGCTTGATGAACTCTTTAGCAAGGGGACGGCGAAAGGTAAAGAGGCGATATTCACGGGCGTCATAAAGCCAACAGGCAAGAAAGGTCCCCGGTACCTGCTCAAGGGACAAGGCACAAAGGAATTCCTGCGCATGAACTCGAATTCCTATCTCGGCATGTCGCTGGAGGATAAAGTGATCACCGCCGAAGAGCATGCTTCCCGGGAATTCGGAGTCGGTCCGGGCGCCGTGCGCTTTATCAACGGCACCTTCAAGGCCCACCGCGATCTCGAGAAGAAGCTGGCGGAGTTCCACGGGCGCGAGGACGCGATGATCTACAGCGCCGCCTACGCCACCATGATAGGCGTCTTCGCCGCGATGACCTCGAAGGAAACGACAATCATCAGCGATGAGCTGAATCACAACTGCATCATCAATGCGATCCGTCTCTCCAGGCCCTTCGAAAAGAAGCTCTATAAGCACAACAACATGGAGCAGCTCGAGCAGTCCATCAAAGAATCGATAGGCTCAGGCGCGAAGCGGATCCTCATCGTAACCGACGGTATCTTCAGCATGCGGGGCGACTACGCGCCGCTCGACACGATCAACGCCTTCGCGAAAAAGTATGACAAAGAATTCCCCGAGGGCGTCGTCGTGATGGTTGACGATTCGCACGGTGTCGGCGCTTACGGCGAGACAGGCCGCGGCACGGAAGAGTACACGAAGGCTGGTAAGGTGGACGTTCTAATAGG contains:
- a CDS encoding L-threonine 3-dehydrogenase, which translates into the protein MKRILVTGSVGQIGSELTMTLREIYGTDNVIAGVNRTQPEGDLKESGPFETVNCAEFKQVDEVVRKYKVDTIIHLAAILSAVAEAKPNLAWSVNINGLYNVLEVAREHKCAVFTPSSIGAFGPTTPLDNTPQDTIQRPNTMYGVTKVAGELLCDYYYKRFGVDTRGVRYPGIISNVTLPGGGTTDYAVEIFYEAIKNKKYTCYIKAGTFLDMMYMPDAIKAAIDLMEADAGRLKHRNAFNVTAMSFDPEIIAKEIKKHIPEFKWDYKVDPVRQAIAETWPNNMNDSAAREEWGWKPEYELPEMAADMIEKLSVKLKKKS
- a CDS encoding pyridoxal phosphate-dependent aminotransferase family protein, which translates into the protein MGLQRVEKALGGELDELFSKGTAKGKEAIFTGVIKPTGKKGPRYLLKGQGTKEFLRMNSNSYLGMSLEDKVITAEEHASREFGVGPGAVRFINGTFKAHRDLEKKLAEFHGREDAMIYSAAYATMIGVFAAMTSKETTIISDELNHNCIINAIRLSRPFEKKLYKHNNMEQLEQSIKESIGSGAKRILIVTDGIFSMRGDYAPLDTINAFAKKYDKEFPEGVVVMVDDSHGVGAYGETGRGTEEYTKAGKVDVLIGTLGKAFGVNGGYVVSSETVTRYLREKAITYIYSNPITVGEAAATLEVLKILDSNAGRERLKHLSKLTKKFEDGLKSMDYEIIESAHPIVPLMVRDTQKTTDIVMFLKENGVLGTGLNFPVVPQGDQTIRFQVNGNHTEYDIEVVLSVLADYKKKH
- a CDS encoding T9SS type A sorting domain-containing protein — translated: MIRKQTILFTVAILILGALPALAGWSSDPAVNLAIADGAGDQVVPKVAVTSDGGCYVSWYDAPAGYNVRLQKLDASGNEVWSHNGILVSAHPQNTWITDWDLIADSSGNAVIVFNDIRAGGDWDIYAYKVAPDGTMLWGADGIAISDNADFEASPKVTEASDGDFVIVWQRDPDAGDGQIYMQRLAPDGTLRLTAGGIPVAGETGKTPGFCVICPGDAGSVIVGWIQDMSTYYSNRYYRAEKFDASGASLWGAPVDVYNETALPLGYVPIIQSDGAGGAALLWHSYFNGYYNSHLQHLDAAGSEVFPHNGLTVSTMAGMYHIDPTLAQCGGDFLVFWSEEPTTQSMWGVYGQRFAPDGTRLWGNSGHVFLPMDGLEKNFHRALSMPDGAAVYWIEVPGGYGSDIIRGFRSDMDGNMVWAGSVIDVASTPSGKGRLPVALGPAGKSYLIWEDSRAGSIDVYGQTVNMDGSLGITSGVVEIPSTRLALGQNFPNPFNPRTTIRFQIEADSPVNLVIYDLAGRRVRAMYNGELLNAGEHLATWNGRDDAGDSVVGGVYFYALETVWGSQTRKMILLK